Within the Bacteroides sp. genome, the region TTACAGGTTCATTTTAAACCTTTGGTGATCATCAATACCCTGGGTTATTTTGATGAACTGATTGTCTTTTTCGAGCGCCTGTTCAAGGAGCGCTTTGCCTCCGATCGATTTAGAAATCTAATATATGTTGCTGATAATCCGGCAAAATCTCTTCAATATATCTCCGAATATAAACCAGAATTTATTGCAGATAAATGGACTCCGTAGGAAGAAAATAATGTGGTTAAAAAGAATAACATAATGAAAAAATATCTATATTTGTAAAGGTGAACGACTTATTTAGGAGGTAAAATCATCCCCATGTGCAGGATAAGTCTCTAAAGCGGGAGGTATCATGAGCCACGCGAGAAACAAAATTCTTGTTCCTGTTGACTTCGGAGAACAGGCCGAGGTCGTTCTTGAACAGTCCTATCCCATTGCCCGGGTGTTTGATGCCGAGATCCTTATGCTATTTGTTATTGAGGATGAAGCCGGATTCAGCAAGCTGATCTCTCCTGATGAATACCTCAACCGCTTAATGCACCAGGCCAAAAAACAATTTGATCAGATCGACCAACTGGTGGCTCGTTCAGGCAAAGGAACCAGTATCCCCATTTCTTATATCATAAAAAAAGGCAAAGTTTACGATAAGATCATTGAAACCGCTCTTGAGCAGGATGTCATTCTGATTATTATGGGGCGGGATGCCGGTGACACCAAACGCGTCCGTCGCTTTATGGGCAGTAATACCTTTAATGTGGTGCGTGAAGCCAATTGCCCAGTGATCACACTGAAGGGCGACAAAGTTTATACGGCATTCCGTAACATCCTTGTCCCCATCGACCTCACAGGGCAAACGAAGAAACAGGTTCAGAAAGCATTGGAATTTGGTACCTTTTTTGGCGCAACGATTCACCTCCTTTCGGTCATGTCAGGAGAAGGAAAAATAAGGAAGCTTAAGAAAAATGTCCAGATCAACCAGGTCAGGAATGCCATCGAACGCCACGGGGTGAAATGCACCAGTGAAATCCTGATTGGGATAGGGCAAGATATTCCTCATGATATTTGTCAGGTTGCCAGACGCATAGAGGCAGATATGGTCATCATCATGACCCAGCAAAAAAAGAATTTCCCGAAGTTCTTTGTTGGATCCATTGCCCAGGAGATCATTTTTCAGGCTTGCGTACCGGTGCTGAGCATTACTCCGAAGGCAGAATTTAATCCAAAGGTAATCACTTCCTTTATCGATCCTTTGAACGTAATGAATACCAAGCAAGATAAGGAATAAACTGTTTTTTTTAGATTATTTTGCCCTGGGCCCTGAAGATTTCCCTCATTTTTTTTATTTTTATAAGTTTTTTTAAACCAAATCCCAAATTGGATGACTGATTCTTCCCGTTATCATATCCTTGTTCCCACAGACCTTA harbors:
- a CDS encoding universal stress protein, giving the protein MSHARNKILVPVDFGEQAEVVLEQSYPIARVFDAEILMLFVIEDEAGFSKLISPDEYLNRLMHQAKKQFDQIDQLVARSGKGTSIPISYIIKKGKVYDKIIETALEQDVILIIMGRDAGDTKRVRRFMGSNTFNVVREANCPVITLKGDKVYTAFRNILVPIDLTGQTKKQVQKALEFGTFFGATIHLLSVMSGEGKIRKLKKNVQINQVRNAIERHGVKCTSEILIGIGQDIPHDICQVARRIEADMVIIMTQQKKNFPKFFVGSIAQEIIFQACVPVLSITPKAEFNPKVITSFIDPLNVMNTKQDKE